A single window of Cytobacillus dafuensis DNA harbors:
- the gltX gene encoding glutamate--tRNA ligase, which translates to MSNENMAELLFPDVRQVPADIYSLYPPRNLSSSALITRFAQSPTGSLNIGGLYATLISERLAHQSNGVFFLRIEDTDKKREIKGSLENIINSLSYFGIHFDEGPQLSGDDKGAYGPYKQSSRIQIYKVFMKHLVRNGLAYPCFCDTDDLQKIRINQQNLKITTGYYGRWANHRDISFQQAKEEILNGKPFVIRLKSSGSSDSRITYHDLVKGPIELPENDQDIVIMKTDGLPTYHFAHAIDDYLMGTTFCLRGDEWLSSVPIHIQLFETLGFRIPEYGHIAPIMKQVGASKRKFSKRKDLDGTADYYKEQGYPGIALSEYFMNLINSDFEEWRMTNPHKSFRDFFINTDKMNASGALLDMNKLGDISKDVISRLTGKQVFDHLYTWSKEFDSELYTLIDKNKEYTVNILNIGRTIEKPRKDYSKWSDVKPMIAFFYDELFEKDVLSGYKLPTNVSFDVAKEIVLGFSKTYRFNNEKEAWFHEMKELAGELGFAKDMKQYKANPNNYKGHVGDVAMVIRVALTNRTNTPDLFDIMKVMGEKRVLSRMQTFFGDSI; encoded by the coding sequence ATGTCAAATGAGAACATGGCAGAACTGTTATTTCCGGATGTCAGGCAGGTACCGGCTGATATTTATTCACTATATCCGCCAAGAAATTTGTCTTCATCTGCTTTGATTACACGTTTTGCACAGAGCCCAACTGGTTCATTGAATATTGGTGGGCTTTACGCAACTTTAATATCGGAAAGATTAGCCCACCAAAGTAATGGAGTCTTTTTCTTGCGTATTGAAGACACAGATAAAAAACGCGAAATAAAAGGCAGTCTCGAAAACATTATAAATTCATTGTCATACTTCGGGATTCATTTCGATGAAGGACCTCAGCTTTCAGGTGACGATAAGGGGGCTTATGGACCGTATAAACAAAGCTCACGAATACAAATCTATAAGGTATTTATGAAGCATTTAGTCCGAAATGGATTAGCCTATCCTTGCTTCTGTGATACGGACGATTTACAAAAGATAAGAATAAATCAGCAGAACTTAAAAATAACAACAGGTTATTATGGCAGGTGGGCTAATCATCGAGATATTTCTTTTCAACAAGCCAAGGAAGAAATTTTAAATGGTAAACCGTTTGTTATTAGACTTAAATCTTCGGGGTCATCAGATAGTAGAATAACGTACCATGATTTGGTTAAAGGTCCGATTGAGTTACCTGAAAATGACCAAGATATTGTTATCATGAAAACGGATGGTTTACCAACATATCACTTTGCTCATGCCATAGATGATTATCTGATGGGTACAACCTTTTGTCTTAGGGGCGATGAATGGCTTTCTTCAGTGCCTATCCATATTCAGTTGTTTGAAACCTTAGGGTTTAGAATACCGGAATACGGACATATTGCTCCAATAATGAAGCAAGTGGGAGCTTCTAAACGGAAATTTAGTAAACGTAAGGATCTTGATGGTACCGCTGATTATTACAAAGAACAAGGATACCCAGGAATCGCTCTAAGTGAATACTTCATGAATCTCATCAATTCTGACTTTGAAGAATGGAGGATGACAAACCCTCATAAATCATTTAGAGACTTTTTTATCAATACTGATAAAATGAATGCCAGTGGTGCTTTATTAGACATGAATAAACTGGGTGATATCAGCAAGGATGTTATCTCTAGGCTCACTGGTAAACAAGTATTTGACCATTTATACACTTGGTCAAAGGAATTTGATTCTGAGCTTTATACTTTAATTGACAAGAATAAGGAATACACTGTAAACATTCTAAATATAGGTCGAACAATTGAGAAACCAAGAAAAGATTATTCAAAGTGGTCAGATGTGAAGCCAATGATTGCTTTCTTTTATGACGAATTGTTTGAAAAGGATGTATTGAGTGGCTATAAGTTACCTACAAATGTAAGTTTTGATGTTGCGAAAGAAATTGTACTAGGTTTTAGCAAAACTTATAGGTTTAATAATGAAAAAGAGGCTTGGTTCCATGAAATGAAAGAACTTGCTGGGGAACTCGGATTTGCAAAGGATATGAAGCAATATAAAGCCAATCCTAACAATTACAAAGGGCATGTTGGTGATGTAGCGATGGTAATTAGGGTCGCTCTAACTAACAGAACCAATACACCTGATTTGTTTGATATTATGAAAGTAATGGGCGAAAAAAGGGTTCTTTCAAGAATGCAGACATTTTTCGGTGATTCCATTTAA
- a CDS encoding GyrI-like domain-containing protein, with the protein MANYTLEEKESFTVLGIGTELKSDYTDYAGINKEKADFWSAVKQDGRLDKLKAVATNDYIFVVNEAVNNKMMHYAGVMTEASLPEASRVIQFPKGEYLVVKGAAETAEELSNMVTGIAFGQVLPEAKNFAYVGGPNTAVIMGQRNGSVFGEMWIPVVRK; encoded by the coding sequence ATGGCAAATTATACCCTAGAAGAGAAAGAAAGCTTTACTGTTTTAGGTATTGGAACTGAGCTTAAAAGCGATTACACCGACTATGCTGGCATAAACAAGGAAAAGGCAGATTTTTGGTCGGCCGTCAAACAAGATGGAAGGCTTGACAAGCTAAAAGCCGTTGCTACAAATGACTACATTTTTGTCGTGAATGAAGCGGTGAATAACAAAATGATGCATTATGCCGGCGTCATGACAGAGGCATCATTACCAGAAGCATCCAGAGTGATTCAATTTCCAAAAGGAGAATACCTAGTTGTAAAAGGGGCAGCAGAAACAGCTGAAGAGCTGAGTAATATGGTTACTGGCATTGCATTTGGCCAAGTATTGCCGGAAGCAAAGAATTTTGCCTATGTTGGAGGGCCAAATACAGCGGTTATAATGGGGCAACGAAACGGCTCAGTATTTGGTGAAATGTGGATTCCTGTTGTTAGGAAATAA
- a CDS encoding acyl-CoA thioesterase has protein sequence MQAKKVKETRVVQTDQVLINDLNNYHTLFGGVLMKKMDACATLSARRHSRVKECVTASTDSVNFIEPIRVSDSVCVESFVSYTGKRSMEIFCKVVAEDLETGKRRIAATAFLTFVPLDENKRPIEVPGVIPETEEEKFLYDTGKEREKIRKLKRQQNNELVSKLSVDKPWD, from the coding sequence ATGCAAGCAAAAAAGGTTAAAGAAACGCGTGTTGTTCAAACCGATCAAGTTCTCATTAATGATTTGAACAATTATCATACATTATTTGGTGGAGTACTAATGAAGAAGATGGATGCTTGTGCGACACTTTCCGCTCGCAGGCACTCAAGGGTAAAGGAATGTGTTACGGCATCTACTGACTCAGTTAACTTCATTGAACCAATCAGAGTAAGTGATTCGGTTTGTGTCGAATCATTTGTTAGCTATACAGGTAAAAGGTCCATGGAGATTTTCTGTAAAGTGGTGGCCGAAGATCTTGAAACTGGAAAACGTAGAATTGCAGCTACAGCATTCTTAACTTTTGTCCCTCTAGATGAAAATAAAAGGCCGATAGAAGTTCCAGGTGTTATACCAGAAACAGAGGAAGAAAAATTTCTCTATGATACGGGGAAAGAACGTGAAAAAATTCGCAAGCTAAAAAGACAACAAAATAACGAACTCGTCTCCAAACTTTCAGTGGATAAACCATGGGATTAA
- a CDS encoding LysR family transcriptional regulator translates to MEIKHLECFIEVTRTGNFTNAAENLFITQPALSRIIKSLEGELGTQLFIRTRKGLILTDAGRILEKHALIIEKQLHLLDTELGQMFMLKKSHVRIGLPAITNSIFFSQLIASFHEKYPEVTFQLEEDGSKPIEEKVVNGLLDFGVLVLTEKNDNLDHFRFVNEKLKLVVPSFHRLAGRQEVSLKELKEESFIMFNRDFELRNLVMTACREAGFQPIIISETSQLDFIQELVAYNIGITLLPENTCLELSNDFRTITVINPTIEWNLAMVWKKDAYLSQVAKEFIRFAKVKLSTSNHNHDS, encoded by the coding sequence TTGGAAATTAAACATTTGGAGTGTTTTATTGAAGTTACACGTACTGGCAATTTCACCAATGCAGCTGAAAATCTGTTTATTACGCAGCCTGCCCTCAGTAGAATTATCAAATCCTTGGAGGGTGAACTTGGTACACAGCTATTTATTCGCACAAGAAAAGGGCTGATTTTAACGGATGCAGGACGTATTCTAGAAAAACATGCATTAATAATTGAAAAACAGTTGCATCTTTTGGATACGGAACTTGGTCAGATGTTCATGCTAAAAAAAAGCCATGTCCGAATTGGACTCCCAGCGATAACTAATTCTATTTTCTTCTCACAACTGATTGCCTCGTTTCATGAAAAATATCCAGAGGTGACATTCCAATTGGAAGAGGATGGATCTAAGCCGATTGAGGAGAAGGTTGTCAATGGGTTGTTAGATTTTGGGGTTCTCGTTCTTACGGAGAAAAATGATAATCTAGACCATTTTAGGTTTGTTAATGAGAAATTAAAACTAGTGGTACCCTCGTTTCATCGTCTTGCGGGGAGACAGGAAGTGTCATTGAAAGAGCTTAAAGAAGAGAGCTTTATTATGTTCAATCGAGATTTTGAGTTAAGAAACCTTGTCATGACTGCTTGCAGAGAAGCTGGTTTTCAACCGATAATTATTTCGGAAACATCACAATTAGATTTTATTCAAGAATTGGTTGCTTACAATATAGGTATTACTTTGCTGCCTGAGAATACATGTTTGGAACTATCAAATGATTTTCGGACTATAACCGTAATCAATCCTACAATCGAATGGAATTTAGCTATGGTCTGGAAAAAAGATGCATACTTATCACAGGTTGCGAAAGAATTTATCCGATTTGCCAAAGTAAAGCTGTCGACATCTAATCATAACCATGATTCATAA
- a CDS encoding protease inhibitor I9 family protein produces the protein MKKTMYWSAKVDPSIDLSSNQIISVIIEFKTKPARIAVLVAKANGITLTLEEAKRQVEQSHHTFRKLLTLLDENNVPYRIKYTYKTAFNGVTIELPANEIKRLTASPVISKIYLDKQIQLEPPVQPRDQM, from the coding sequence GTGAAAAAAACTATGTATTGGTCAGCCAAGGTAGATCCATCCATTGACCTTTCAAGCAATCAGATCATCTCCGTTATCATTGAATTCAAAACGAAGCCAGCGAGAATAGCCGTCTTAGTAGCGAAAGCAAATGGTATCACCCTGACACTAGAGGAAGCTAAGAGGCAAGTTGAACAAAGTCATCACACGTTTCGGAAACTTCTAACATTATTAGATGAAAATAATGTTCCGTATAGGATCAAGTACACTTATAAGACCGCCTTCAACGGAGTAACCATTGAACTGCCAGCAAATGAAATAAAACGATTAACGGCATCTCCTGTTATCTCTAAAATCTATCTTGACAAACAAATTCAACTTGAACCACCCGTTCAGCCTCGAGACCAAATGTAA
- a CDS encoding type II toxin-antitoxin system Phd/YefM family antitoxin, protein MIINSTELQNNFGKYLMLAAHEDIIITRNGTEIAKLTAVRDASTENTTMMEQVREKAQEYSSDGKKATFEEFLELQKESEERYEYIDGEIYLLASPKTAHQIAITELFGIFYNFFQGKKCTPMVAPYDIELRRSQESINMVQPDIMIICDLEEKINEQDYYKGVPSLVVEVLSNSTRRKDMIKKLDLYMSCGVNEYWIVNPENKEVTVFLFEEKNITNNTTYKNNETVQSYIFEGLSAEIRRIFRV, encoded by the coding sequence GTGATCATTAATTCAACCGAATTACAAAATAATTTTGGAAAGTATTTAATGCTAGCAGCCCATGAGGATATTATTATTACACGAAACGGTACGGAAATTGCTAAACTAACCGCAGTAAGAGACGCATCTACAGAAAATACAACTATGATGGAACAAGTACGTGAAAAGGCTCAAGAATATAGCTCTGACGGTAAAAAAGCAACGTTTGAAGAGTTTCTAGAATTACAGAAGGAATCCGAAGAAAGATACGAATATATTGACGGAGAAATCTATTTGCTCGCTTCTCCAAAAACAGCTCATCAAATAGCTATAACCGAGCTATTTGGCATTTTCTATAACTTCTTTCAAGGGAAAAAGTGCACACCAATGGTTGCCCCATATGACATTGAACTTAGAAGATCACAAGAGAGCATTAATATGGTTCAGCCCGATATAATGATTATTTGTGACCTAGAGGAAAAAATAAATGAACAAGATTATTATAAAGGTGTACCATCACTTGTCGTAGAGGTACTATCTAATAGTACTCGAAGAAAAGACATGATTAAAAAACTCGATCTTTATATGTCTTGTGGAGTAAACGAATACTGGATCGTTAATCCAGAAAACAAGGAAGTCACTGTCTTTCTTTTTGAAGAAAAAAATATAACCAACAATACCACATATAAAAATAATGAGACTGTACAATCCTATATTTTTGAGGGACTTAGCGCGGAGATTAGAAGGATTTTTAGAGTGTAA
- a CDS encoding DEAD/DEAH box helicase, with protein sequence MCKRSFKDFNLSEEIANALDSLKYENPTEVQSKVIPLVLEKIDLVVKSQTGSGKTASFGIPICDMIDWKENKPQALILTPTRELAVQVKEDITNIGRFKRIKASAVYGKQPFAIQKTELKQKTHVVVGTPGRVLDHIERGTLALERISYLVIDEADEMLNMGFIEQVEAIITKLPTNRVTMLFSATLPEQVKNLSLKYMKAPIDIEIKATGLTTVKIDHSLFKVEEDNKFSILKDVTIVENPDSCIIFCRTKDRVDDVCDQLTDLGYSCDKIHGGMVQEDRLDVMNDFRRGEFRYLIATDVAARGIDIENITHVINYDLPLEKESYVHRTGRTGRAGQKGKAITFVTPFEDRFLSEIEEYIGFEIPSITPPSIEEVSKKKTAFEAKMSVEPTIKKAKNEQLNKQIMKLYFNGGKKKKLRAVDFVGTIAKLEGVTVEDIGIITILDTVSYVEILNDKGPIVLKKMKNTTIKGKLLKVYEAKKK encoded by the coding sequence ATGTGTAAAAGAAGTTTTAAAGATTTTAATTTAAGTGAAGAAATAGCAAACGCACTGGACAGTTTAAAATATGAAAATCCAACAGAAGTACAGAGTAAGGTCATACCTCTTGTGTTAGAGAAGATCGATCTTGTTGTGAAATCGCAAACAGGAAGTGGAAAGACAGCATCATTCGGGATTCCTATTTGTGACATGATCGATTGGAAGGAAAACAAACCTCAGGCGTTAATTTTGACACCGACGAGAGAACTTGCTGTTCAAGTGAAAGAGGATATCACGAACATAGGCAGATTTAAACGAATTAAAGCATCTGCGGTTTATGGAAAACAACCTTTTGCCATTCAAAAAACTGAATTAAAGCAAAAAACACATGTAGTCGTCGGAACTCCGGGCCGTGTGTTAGATCATATTGAAAGAGGTACTCTAGCGTTAGAACGGATTAGCTATCTAGTTATTGATGAAGCAGATGAAATGTTAAACATGGGTTTTATTGAACAAGTAGAGGCAATTATAACAAAGCTACCCACAAATCGAGTGACGATGCTATTTTCGGCTACTTTACCAGAGCAAGTCAAAAACCTATCCCTTAAATATATGAAAGCACCTATCGATATTGAAATAAAAGCAACTGGACTCACCACAGTTAAAATAGATCATTCTCTTTTTAAAGTAGAAGAAGACAATAAGTTTTCTATACTTAAAGATGTAACGATTGTTGAAAATCCAGATAGTTGCATCATTTTTTGTCGAACAAAAGATCGAGTAGATGATGTGTGTGATCAGTTAACGGATTTAGGTTATAGCTGCGATAAAATTCACGGTGGGATGGTACAAGAAGATCGGCTTGATGTGATGAATGATTTTCGAAGGGGAGAATTCCGCTATTTAATTGCTACAGATGTAGCCGCTAGAGGAATTGATATTGAAAATATCACACATGTCATCAACTATGATCTTCCATTAGAGAAAGAAAGTTACGTCCATCGCACGGGAAGAACGGGACGTGCGGGTCAGAAGGGGAAAGCCATCACGTTTGTTACCCCATTTGAGGATCGATTTTTAAGTGAAATTGAAGAATATATTGGTTTTGAGATCCCGAGCATAACCCCTCCTTCAATAGAAGAGGTTTCAAAAAAGAAAACTGCCTTTGAAGCAAAAATGAGTGTTGAACCAACGATTAAAAAGGCAAAAAATGAACAACTAAACAAACAAATCATGAAGTTATATTTTAATGGCGGGAAGAAAAAGAAGCTTAGGGCAGTAGATTTTGTTGGAACGATTGCTAAACTCGAAGGAGTTACAGTGGAGGATATTGGCATCATTACAATTCTAGATACTGTTTCTTATGTTGAAATATTAAATGATAAAGGTCCGATTGTGTTGAAAAAGATGAAAAACACGACAATAAAAGGTAAGTTGTTGAAAGTATATGAAGCTAAAAAGAAGTAA